A single genomic interval of Coccidioides posadasii str. Silveira chromosome 1, complete sequence harbors:
- a CDS encoding uncharacterized protein (EggNog:ENOG410PSIH) — MDEFAQTRGVDDLFDDEIIPVAPSQVEVEYTDDVQPYDAAQPDAVSPQAPREPTPVDRSGGQYNRRRGNGGGRGPRGGLYVRGAKSTATVNRQQDETESTVNHESTSNQSDKEQAPAGATEPTGADGGGPKQKEVVKPKVPAVRGDRSGTGGIKKPRLTEGELSERMAAVKIAAAKRAAAHARAEADEASFQKRERIAAERRAQERQNHRVMTNEREQNRQRKLRAQTGREWDAEKSQDTFGDRGRGRGAYRRGMHGGVVGEGHRGENFTTFQDGETEKFGDNGYRGRGGRGARGGRGRASGRGRGRGCPRSPNNADVPPNATAQDTSVQSPPALGADSEFPALPGSNKDEARAMTLNTEQPSAAVSADASISPTPIQGSWADHVDELHKAEAEAENKASQST; from the exons ATGGACGAATTCGCCCAGACGCGCGGCGTCGACGACCTTTTCGACGACGAGATTATCCCTGTCGCACCCTCGCAAGTCGAGGTAGAGTACACTGACGATGTTCAACCATACGATGCCGCGCAACCAGATGCCGTCTCCCCTCAGGCCCCGCGGGAGCCTACACCTGTCGATCGAAGCGGCGGACAATATAATCGAAGACGTGGGAATGGTGGAGGTCGAGGACCACGCGGGGGCCTATATGTCAGAGGTGCAAAGTCGACTGCGACCGTAAATCGGCAGCAAGATGAGACCGAGAGCACGGTAAATCATGAGTCAACGAGTAATCAGTCTGATAAGGAACAAGCGCCCGCGGGAGCAACCGAACCTACTGGTGCGGATGGCGGTGGCCCGAAGCAGAAGGAAGTTGTTAAGCCAAAGGTGCCTGCTGTACGCGGGGACAGGAGTGGTACTGGTGGTATCAAGAAA CCTAGACTTACTGAAGGAGAACTATCGGAGCGGATGGCAGCCGTCAAGATTGCGGCAGCCAAACGCGCCGCCGCCCATGCTCGCGCAGAAGCAGACGAGGCTTCGTTTCAGAAACGCGAGCGAATTGCGGCAGAGAGACGCGCCCAAGAGCGCCAGAATCATCGTGTCATGACAAATGAGCGTGAACAAAATAGGCAAAGAAAACTCCGGGCGCAAACTGGCCGAGAATGGGATGCAGAGAAATCGCAAGATACGTTTGGAGACCGTGGAAGGGGCAGAGGTGCTTATCGCCGTGGCATGCACGGCGGTGTTGTAGGTGAGGGCCACAGAGGAGAGAATTTTACGACTTTTCAAGATGGCGAGACCGAGAAATTTGGTGACAATGGATACCGTGGACGAGGAGGCCGAGGCGCCCGTGGCGGACGGGGACGTGCATCCGGGCGTGGTCGAGGCCGTGGATGCCCGAGGAGTCCCAACAACGCTGATGTTCCACCGAATGCAACTGCTCAGGACACAAGCGTCCAGTCGCCTCCCGCCCTCGGAGCTGACAGTGAATTCCCTGCTTTGCCCGGCAGTAATAAGGATGAGGCTCGGGCCATGACTCTGAATACGGAGCAGCCGTCCGCTGCCGTGAGCGCCGATGCTTCGATTTCTCCAACACCAATTCAGGGGTCGTGGGCTGATCATGTCGACGAACTCCACAAAGCAGAAGCAGAAGCCGAGAATAAGGCTTCTCAGTCTACCTGA
- the LUC7 gene encoding splicing factor (BUSCO:419200at4751~EggNog:ENOG410PIXG~COG:A~BUSCO:11472at33183), translating into MAAEQRKLLEQLMGADQLIGTGASARNAQLSITDPKVCRSYLVGTCPHDLFTNTKQDLGPCPKVHSEGLKAEYEAASSHEKSKWGFEYDYMRDMQKYIDECNRRIDSAQRRLEKTPDEIRQTNNLLRQISDLSKTINTGLEETAILGELGCVSLAITEFHKIRQSKHQKESAERELKALSDTSGPSGHQKLQVCDVCGAYLSRLDNDRRLADHFFGKMHLGYAKMRETYSTLQKELKGPPPSRHEDGPSGRDSGYEDGGWGPRPGGGYGGRSYRSGGGGGGYGRRRGGGYGSRW; encoded by the exons ATGGCCGCCGAGCAGCGCAAGCTTCTCGAGCAGCTCATGGGAG CGGACCAGCTCATCGGTACTGGTGCATCTGCTCGAAACGCGCAACTATCTATTACAGACCCAAAAGTCTGCCGATCGTATCTGGTCGGCACATGCCCCCATGACCTTTTCACAAATACGAAACAAGACCTTGGACCGTGTCCCAAGGTACACAGTGAAGGTTTAAAGGCTGAGTATGAGGCAGCGTCGTCGCATGAGAAGTCGAAGTGGGGGTTTGAATACGATTACATGCGCGACATGCAAAAGTACATCGACGAGTGTAATCGGAGAATTGATTCAGCGCAACGACGGTTGGAGAAAACCCCGGATGAGATACGGCAGACAAACAACTTA CTGCGACAAATTTCAGACCTAAGCAAAACGATCAATACCGGGCTCGAAGAAACTGCCATTTTGGGCGAGCTCGGATGTGTATCGCTCGCAATCACGGAATTTCACAAGATCAGACAATCAAAACACCAGAAGGAAAGCGCTGAAAGGGAATTGAAAGCCCTTTCCGATACCTCCGGTCCCTCTGGACATCAAAAGCTTCAAGTATGCGACGTATGCGGTGCTTATCTTAGTCGTCTAGACAACGATCGCCGACTTGCAGATCATTTCTTCGGTAAAATGCATTTAGGCTACGCCAAAATGCGTGAAACATATTCCACGCTACAAAAGGAGCTCAAGGGTCCACCGCCATCGCGACACGAGGATGGGCCGTCCGGTCGTGATTCAGGTTACGAAGATGGCGGCTGGGGCCCCAGGCCAGGCGGAGGATATGGAGGAAGATCCTACCGGAGTGGCGGGGGAGGTGGTGGTTATGGCAGACGAAGAGGAGGGGGTTATGGAAGCAGGTGGTAA
- the GPI16 gene encoding Subunit of the glycosylphosphatidylinositol transamidase complex-like protein (SECRETED:SignalP(1-25)~BUSCO:142965at4751~EggNog:ENOG410PIR6~COG:G~TransMembrane:1 (n8-18c23/24o538-560i)~BUSCO:3868at33183) → MIFLSFHLVCALAAWLIAAVAFAASDYSEQLVLQPLPPSSLLASFSFRSNESIAAFQQQNFRYFPRSLGQILQHANTKELHLRFSTGRWDAENWGDRPSQGFKEGGTGVELWAWMEADTNDEAFAKWVTLTQSLSGLFCASLNFIDSTRTTRPYLTFQPSGNHSSVQNLHLLHGTLPGEVVCTENLTPFLKLLPCKGKAGISSLLDGHRLFDAAWQSMSIDFRPVCPGTDGQCHVEFQQSVDMVLDIDRSKRPRDNPIPRAVPVDQLVCDQSKLYHSRDTCYPAASAATKEWSLADVFGRSIPSPCPLSKDETNTVCLKVPAEREVLTTAGALERKSPDGFSRCYTLFTNLGLNLVLPAQESVHQVPLTQPVLHAERTTIGHGQERGGLRSILTNPSNTKAVDFVYFESLPWYMKPYLHTMKTTLTHRNGSSEEMSPKQIIKDIFYRPAIDRKRGTQLELVLSVPAASTVTLIYEFEKAILRYTEYPPDANRGFNVAPAVIRILDSNNTGDTLTPSFIYLRTTSLLLPLPTPDFSMPYNVIILTSTVIALAFGNIFNLLVRRLVGAEEAPPSGVKAVIRSKIVALKDKIRGKETKVE, encoded by the exons ATgattttcctttcctttcatTTGGTTTGCGCTCTTGCCGCATGGCTAATAGCTGCTGTTGCTTTTGCTGCTTCGGACTATTCTGAACAGCTTGTCCTCCAGCCTCTTCCGCCCTCCTCTTTGCTCGCTTCTTTCAGCTTTCGAAGCAACGAATCCATTGCCGCATTTCAACAACAAAACTTTAGATATTTTCCTCGTTCTCTGGGACAGATTCTTCAGCACGCCAATACAAAGGAGCTACACCTCCGATTCTCGACAGGACGATGGGACGCCGAGAACTGGGGAGACCGCCCATCGCAGGGGTTTAAAGAAGGTGGCACGGGGGTTGAACTGTGGGCATGGATGGAGGCAGATACAAACGACGA GGCGTTCGCCAAATGGGTGACATTGACGCAGTCGCTTTCCGGTTTGTTCTGCGCTTCTTTGAACTTTATCGACTCAACACGAACGACTCGACCGTACCTTACCTTTCAACCGAGCGGCAATCATTCGTCTGTCCAGAACTTGCATCTTCTCCACGGTACTTTACCAGGGGAAGTCGTTTGTACAGAGAACCTGACACCTTTTCTAAAGCTGCTTCCGTGCAAGGGGAAGGCAGGCATTTCGAGCTTGCTTGACGGTCATAGGCTTTTTGACGCAGCATGGCAGAGCATGTCTATTGACTTTCGACCTGTTTGCCCCGGCACCGATGGACAATGCCACGTCGAGTTTCAGCAGTCTGTAGATATGGTGCTGGATATAGATAGATCGAAACGACCAAGAG ACAACCCTATTCCCCGGGCCGTTCCTGTTGACCAGCTGGTTTGCGATCAGTCTAAATTATACCACTCGAGAGATACTTGCTATCCAGCGGCATCTGCCGCCACAAAGGAATGGAGCTTGGCAGATGTGTTTGGCCGATCCATACCATCGCCCTGTCCCCTTTCGAAAGATGAGACGAATACAGTCTGTCTTAAGGTTCCAGCGGAACGAGAAGTCCTTACAACCGCTGGGGCTCTCGAACGGAAAAGCCCAGACGGCTTTTCCCGCTGCTATACACTTTTCACGAATCTTGGtttgaatcttgttctccCAGCGCAGGAGTCGGTTCACCAAGTCCCACTAACACAGCCAGTTTTACATGCTGAAAGAACTACGATCGGCCATGGTCAAGAACGTGGCGGATTAAGATCCATTCTAACCAATCCATCTAACACAAAGGCGGTCGATTTTGTCTATTTTGAAAGCCTCCCTTGGTACATGAAACCATACCTCCATACTATGAAGACTACACTTACCCATAGGAACGGTTCATCAGAGGAGATGTCTCCTAAGCAAATTATCAAAGACATCTTCTACCGACCCGCAATCGACCGAAAGCGTGGAACCCAACTGGAATTAGTTTTATCCGTTCCCGCTGCATCCACAGTGACTTTAATATACGAGTTCGAGAAGGCAATTTTACGTTATACCGAATATCCTCCCGACGCTAATAGGGGATTTAATGTGGCTCCAGCAGTGATTAGGATCCTCGATAGTAACAACACCGGCGATACACTTACACCTTCGTTTATCTATCTTCGTACCACTagccttcttctccctctgCCCACTCCAGACTTCAGTATGCCGTACAATGTCATTATTCTAACGAGCACAGTAATAGCTCTCGCGTTTGGGAATATCTTTAACTTATTGGTTCGCCGTTTGGTGGGTGCGGAGGAGGCGCCCCCGTCCGGGGTAAAGGCAGTTATTCGAAGCAAGATAGTTGCGCTCAAGGACAAAATCCGTGGCAAAGAGACCAAAGTGGAATAA